A part of Rhipicephalus microplus isolate Deutch F79 chromosome 8, USDA_Rmic, whole genome shotgun sequence genomic DNA contains:
- the LOC119164111 gene encoding uncharacterized protein LOC119164111, whose protein sequence is MSISGLQPPPPFLSSPGHPDIPWEQWIQAFKNYMVASGAFDLPAIRRKAILLNCLGLEGQRIFQTLTTTDDPCLVPASAAAGTLTSPSPDVFDRAIATLEGHFKTTLNVTAARHRFRQRTQAPDLHYLSTCVLL, encoded by the coding sequence atgagtatttcggggctacagccgccacctccgttcctgtcgtcacctggacacccggacattccatgggagcaatggatccaggctttcaagaattacatggttgcttcgggcgccttcgacctacctgccattcgtcggaaggcgatcctgctcaactgcttgggcttggaaggacaacgtatcttccagactctgacgactactgacgacccgtgcctcgtgcctgcgagcgctgcggcaggtacactgacgtcccctagtcctgatgtgttcgaccgcgccatcgcgacgctggaaggtcacttcaaaaccacgttgaacgtcactgcagcgcgtcaccgtttccgtcaacgtacgcaggccccag